The Ornithinimicrobium faecis genome includes a window with the following:
- a CDS encoding ABC transporter ATP-binding protein: MNPGRALIEVRGLTKVYRPRRSTPTIALDNVALSVEEGEFVALVGPSGCGKTTMLKILAGLVPTFDGHVSLGGHPVSGPSSDVGVVFQQPTLLPWRTILENIMIPIEVQRLDKGAGLDRAHQLMDTVGLAGFGDKYPKELSGGMQQRAGICRALIHDPKVLLMDEPFGALDAMTREFMNEELQRIWLTSGKTVVFVTHSIPEAAFLADRVVVMTPRPGRIAEVVDVDLSRPRSLGDMATAAAGITLDRIRAHFNNSSMVD, from the coding sequence ATGAATCCTGGTCGGGCTCTCATTGAGGTGCGAGGCCTCACCAAGGTCTACCGACCGCGTCGATCGACTCCCACCATCGCACTCGACAACGTCGCCCTGTCCGTGGAGGAAGGCGAGTTCGTCGCTCTCGTCGGCCCCTCCGGCTGCGGCAAGACCACCATGCTGAAGATCCTCGCTGGCCTGGTGCCCACCTTCGACGGTCATGTCTCGCTGGGCGGGCACCCCGTCTCTGGTCCCAGCTCGGACGTCGGCGTCGTGTTCCAACAGCCCACCCTGCTGCCATGGCGCACGATTCTCGAGAACATCATGATTCCCATCGAGGTCCAGCGCCTCGACAAAGGGGCCGGTCTGGATCGAGCCCACCAGTTGATGGACACCGTGGGCCTGGCAGGATTCGGAGACAAATACCCCAAGGAGCTCTCCGGCGGCATGCAACAGCGCGCCGGGATCTGCCGGGCGCTCATCCACGACCCCAAGGTGCTGCTCATGGATGAGCCGTTCGGCGCCCTCGATGCCATGACCAGAGAGTTCATGAACGAGGAGCTGCAACGGATCTGGCTCACCAGCGGGAAGACCGTGGTCTTCGTGACCCACTCCATCCCCGAAGCCGCCTTCCTGGCCGACCGAGTCGTGGTCATGACACCACGGCCGGGTCGCATCGCTGAGGTCGTCGACGTCGACCTCAGTCGCCCGCGATCCCTCGGCGATATGGCCACCGCGGCTGCCGGGATCACACTGGATCGCATCCGTGCGCACTTTAACAACAGTTCAATGGTTGACTGA
- a CDS encoding ABC transporter permease → MTNTTPAPAATTNEAAKKDQANLASLFARKPEFYLVPLVFVVIITAWELSVRLFDIPKIVLPGPLAVASAFTDLVSQDTFWAHLWVTSREVLLGYGLGVLIALVLGALISQARVLERAFMPYVVAFQTIPSVALAPLFVVWFGFGELSKIVMAAIISFFPILVNVIAGLKASDPDQLQMMRSFGANSGQVFWKVKIRNSLPYVFTGLKIGALFALVGAIVGEFVGASHGLGYLILQYNYQFNIAGMFSVLIVLAVIGMTLHAFISMIERRVVFWAGEDSHAA, encoded by the coding sequence ATGACAAATACCACCCCCGCCCCGGCCGCCACGACCAACGAGGCGGCCAAGAAGGACCAGGCGAACCTCGCTTCCCTGTTCGCCAGGAAGCCCGAGTTCTACCTTGTGCCGCTCGTCTTCGTAGTCATCATCACCGCTTGGGAACTGTCGGTTCGACTCTTCGATATTCCGAAGATAGTCCTGCCCGGGCCCCTCGCGGTTGCCTCCGCCTTCACCGATCTCGTATCCCAAGACACATTCTGGGCCCACCTCTGGGTTACATCGCGCGAGGTCCTGTTGGGCTACGGGTTAGGTGTCTTGATCGCTCTGGTGCTCGGCGCGCTGATCTCGCAGGCGCGGGTGCTCGAACGTGCGTTCATGCCGTATGTCGTCGCGTTCCAGACTATCCCAAGCGTCGCGCTCGCGCCCCTTTTCGTGGTCTGGTTCGGCTTCGGCGAACTATCCAAAATCGTCATGGCAGCAATCATCTCGTTCTTCCCGATCCTGGTGAACGTCATCGCTGGCCTGAAGGCATCCGATCCCGACCAACTGCAGATGATGCGTTCCTTCGGGGCGAATTCGGGACAAGTATTCTGGAAAGTCAAGATCCGGAACTCACTTCCGTATGTCTTCACCGGGTTGAAGATCGGCGCCCTGTTCGCTCTCGTGGGAGCGATCGTTGGGGAGTTCGTCGGAGCCAGCCACGGACTCGGATACCTCATCCTTCAGTACAATTACCAGTTCAACATCGCGGGGATGTTCTCGGTCCTCATCGTGCTGGCAGTGATCGGCATGACTCTTCACGCCTTCATCAGCATGATCGAACGGCGCGTGGTGTTCTGGGCCGGAGAGGACAGCCATGCGGCATAG
- a CDS encoding aspartate aminotransferase family protein, translating into MSRTFDASRAYRDRAVRSLPRGVSSSPRASQRPVAIVQEHADGCHVTDTDGNTYIDYALGYGPLLLGHTPGPVLDAVRRALDLGLRTGGVTAGEAELAERVAECVPSAEVTTFLSSGTEAVQLALRIARSETARTRVVKFRGHYHGWADSMHVANAPGSDDPTTTGQDPLAAENVILLDWGDLKALNETLDDTIAAVITEPAAVNAGCFEPEPGFLEGLRRATTANGTMLIFDEIITGFRLGLGGAQGRYGVNPDLTVLGKALGAGLPISAVTGSRAAMRPVASGRMLHRGTYNGNPLSVASGNACLKQLANSADVLYPRMEAQVTRLAAGIREAAERLAAPVHVNHVGTCLQVFVSPSPVERLTDTIGLDKEAVLELSGLLVERGVMTLPRGLMYLSVEHTEADIDDTIWAFESALDAFTHGTTN; encoded by the coding sequence ATGTCGCGAACCTTCGACGCGTCGCGCGCCTACCGTGATCGCGCCGTCAGGTCTTTGCCCCGAGGCGTCTCATCCTCTCCCCGCGCCTCCCAACGTCCGGTTGCGATCGTGCAGGAGCACGCCGACGGCTGCCACGTCACCGACACCGACGGCAACACCTACATCGACTACGCACTCGGATACGGTCCCCTGCTGTTGGGTCACACCCCGGGGCCCGTGCTCGACGCGGTGCGTCGCGCGCTCGACCTGGGGTTACGCACCGGAGGCGTCACCGCGGGCGAGGCCGAGTTGGCCGAACGAGTAGCCGAGTGCGTCCCGAGCGCCGAAGTCACGACCTTCCTCAGCTCCGGCACCGAGGCTGTGCAACTGGCACTGCGCATCGCTCGGTCAGAGACGGCACGCACCCGGGTAGTGAAGTTCAGGGGCCACTACCACGGCTGGGCCGACAGCATGCACGTCGCCAACGCACCAGGCAGTGACGACCCGACCACCACCGGTCAGGATCCCCTTGCCGCCGAGAACGTCATTCTGCTCGACTGGGGCGATCTGAAAGCGCTGAACGAGACCCTCGACGACACGATCGCCGCCGTAATCACCGAGCCCGCCGCTGTCAACGCCGGTTGTTTCGAGCCCGAGCCAGGTTTCCTCGAGGGATTACGACGCGCCACCACAGCCAACGGCACGATGCTGATCTTCGACGAGATCATCACCGGCTTCCGACTCGGACTCGGTGGTGCCCAGGGCAGATACGGGGTCAACCCCGACCTCACGGTACTCGGCAAAGCGCTAGGAGCGGGGTTGCCCATCAGTGCAGTCACCGGAAGTAGGGCCGCGATGCGGCCCGTGGCTTCAGGGCGCATGCTCCACCGAGGCACCTACAACGGCAACCCCCTCTCGGTTGCTTCCGGCAACGCCTGCCTGAAGCAACTAGCAAATAGCGCCGACGTGCTGTACCCCCGCATGGAGGCGCAGGTAACCCGGCTCGCGGCGGGGATCCGCGAGGCCGCGGAGCGACTGGCCGCACCTGTGCACGTCAACCACGTCGGGACCTGCCTGCAGGTCTTCGTGTCACCGAGTCCAGTTGAACGACTCACCGACACTATCGGCCTGGACAAGGAGGCCGTACTCGAGCTCTCCGGGCTACTGGTGGAACGCGGCGTGATGACGTTGCCACGTGGTCTGATGTACCTCTCGGTCGAGCACACGGAGGCGGACATCGACGACACCATCTGGGCGTTCGAGTCAGCACTCGACGCATTCACTCACGGCACTACCAACTGA
- a CDS encoding aldehyde dehydrogenase family protein: protein MTINGESVRGAGTVLAIPNPATGELLAEVPSASMDQVDQAATAAATALSGWAATPRAERSRLIHRFCDQLEAASDHLISTIINEVGTPVTLAESLQIGFPIEQMRWYADLIRADDSVDLGVATYGQPRRSVVYHRPVGVVAAISAYNYPLHLGMWKVGAALAAGCTIVLMPSPRTPLAVLAVGRIARESGLPDGVLNVIVGGPDVGRALTENPQVNKISFTGSDAVGQHIISQSAAGIKRVTLELGGKSPAIILEGADLMVAANQVHRRYTRNAGQGCASPTRLLVHRDAVSDFIAATEQVYDDLVVGDPWDRATDVGPVIRPEHRDRIEGMVSDAIGRGARIAVGGGRPEFAGGWWVNPLMLTGLDNSDPIAQNEVFGPVSVLLPYSTLDEAIAIANDSRFGLNGYLYGDPEIAATVAPQLRVGTVAINEASGLRPDAPFGGFGFSGIGREGGVWGLSAFQETQHIQYPLSKDG from the coding sequence ATGACAATCAATGGCGAGTCCGTCCGCGGTGCAGGAACCGTTCTCGCCATCCCCAACCCGGCCACGGGTGAACTCCTCGCCGAGGTGCCCTCTGCCTCGATGGACCAGGTGGACCAGGCAGCGACCGCTGCTGCGACCGCACTCTCTGGCTGGGCTGCCACGCCACGTGCCGAACGCTCCCGGCTGATCCACCGGTTCTGCGACCAGCTCGAGGCGGCCTCCGACCACCTCATCTCCACGATCATCAACGAGGTGGGCACACCCGTGACACTGGCGGAGTCGCTGCAGATCGGCTTCCCCATCGAGCAGATGCGCTGGTATGCCGATCTGATCCGTGCCGATGACTCAGTCGACCTAGGCGTGGCCACTTATGGGCAACCGCGCCGTTCTGTGGTCTACCACCGCCCGGTGGGAGTCGTCGCGGCCATCTCCGCATACAACTATCCCCTGCACCTGGGGATGTGGAAGGTCGGCGCAGCGCTCGCCGCGGGATGCACTATCGTGCTGATGCCCTCGCCGCGAACCCCGCTCGCGGTGCTCGCAGTGGGACGGATCGCCCGTGAGTCCGGCCTGCCCGACGGTGTGCTTAATGTCATCGTCGGTGGGCCCGACGTTGGGCGGGCGCTGACCGAGAACCCCCAGGTAAACAAGATCTCATTCACCGGCTCCGACGCAGTCGGGCAGCACATCATTTCCCAATCTGCGGCCGGGATCAAGAGGGTCACCCTGGAACTCGGCGGTAAGTCCCCGGCGATCATCCTGGAGGGCGCAGACCTCATGGTCGCCGCGAACCAGGTACATCGCCGCTACACCCGCAACGCCGGCCAGGGGTGCGCCTCTCCCACCCGGCTCCTCGTCCACCGGGACGCCGTCTCGGACTTCATCGCCGCAACGGAGCAGGTATACGACGACCTGGTCGTGGGTGACCCATGGGACCGTGCGACAGATGTCGGACCGGTGATACGTCCAGAACACCGGGATCGGATCGAGGGCATGGTCTCCGACGCCATCGGCCGGGGGGCCCGGATCGCCGTTGGCGGCGGCCGCCCCGAATTCGCCGGGGGCTGGTGGGTGAACCCGCTGATGCTCACCGGACTAGACAACTCCGACCCCATCGCCCAGAACGAGGTCTTCGGGCCGGTGTCGGTCCTGCTGCCGTACTCGACCCTCGACGAAGCGATTGCCATAGCGAACGACTCAAGGTTCGGGCTGAACGGCTACCTCTACGGCGACCCCGAGATCGCCGCAACAGTCGCTCCGCAACTTCGCGTCGGCACCGTCGCCATCAACGAAGCCAGCGGCCTTCGCCCGGACGCCCCCTTCGGCGGCTTCGGCTTCAGCGGTATCGGCCGGGAGGGCGGCGTGTGGGGACTTTCGGCCTTCCAGGAAACCCAACACATCCAGTACCCACTCAGCAAGGACGGTTAA
- a CDS encoding maleate cis-trans isomerase family protein: protein MSNLQHRAGVIVPPANPTVEPEFADLISPGLALHTTRFPVFTGWDQKQRNQGYLDALPTSITTFGTLALDSVFVACTGSHYLLSPEDDAMLCQELSRQAGTEVRSATLTITDALTDLGAREIVVASPYEDWLTELSHRYWEAAGFPVTQVVRVRSQQGFNPYDVTDESLAEQVDAAGVAEDAVILFTGTGMPTVGAMTRLSSGNRRRVISSNLCGARWLQRHHPGGGRHHLLARLEAQIAEFSG, encoded by the coding sequence GTGTCAAATCTGCAGCACCGCGCCGGAGTCATCGTGCCACCCGCCAATCCGACAGTTGAGCCAGAGTTCGCCGACCTCATCTCGCCAGGTCTGGCCCTGCACACAACCCGGTTCCCGGTGTTCACCGGCTGGGATCAGAAGCAGCGCAACCAGGGATACCTGGACGCCCTCCCCACCTCGATCACCACCTTCGGCACCCTCGCGCTCGACTCGGTGTTCGTCGCCTGCACCGGGTCCCACTACCTACTCTCCCCCGAGGACGACGCGATGCTATGCCAGGAACTCAGCCGGCAGGCAGGAACTGAGGTGCGGTCGGCGACCCTAACGATCACCGACGCCCTGACCGACCTCGGCGCCCGCGAGATCGTCGTAGCCTCACCTTACGAGGACTGGCTCACCGAACTGTCCCACCGCTACTGGGAAGCTGCCGGGTTCCCCGTCACCCAGGTCGTACGGGTGCGGTCTCAACAAGGTTTCAACCCCTACGACGTCACGGACGAGTCGCTGGCGGAGCAGGTGGATGCGGCGGGAGTGGCCGAAGACGCCGTCATCCTGTTCACCGGCACCGGAATGCCCACCGTCGGAGCTATGACCCGGCTGTCCTCGGGCAACCGGCGCCGCGTCATCTCCTCAAACCTGTGTGGCGCACGGTGGCTGCAGCGCCACCACCCAGGTGGTGGCCGACACCATCTACTCGCCCGGCTAGAAGCCCAGATTGCCGAGTTTTCCGGATGA
- a CDS encoding FAD-dependent oxidoreductase, translating to MNEQHDVLIAGAGPVGLFAALRLAQQGVDVLVVEAEPTLGTVSKASTFHPSTLDLLDEAGAADELLHQGVLVDEIQWRDLDATILASIPFSLLAEHTAYPYRLHAEQTLLTPILLRQLRAINTDSVRFSSRCESLVQDSDGVSATIATADGSYTVKSPFLLAADGAHSEVRKQLGIDFPGQAYESRALRVITKEDLREHLPGLSGITYVRDARQSCSLLQMRDHWRFIFRVADKSSDAEALEPSTVRQLVDTVAPGVSISMAEVYSNRAHVASSTVLGRVALIGDSAHVTTTAGGMNMNCGLHDAYAMARATAQALDGSPLAAFEDAGDERRRVVRDVIVPRTESRAAGSDGDTDALTMAIAAAKALAEDPHRAFTFLYEASLFDTAPRLRRKR from the coding sequence ATGAACGAACAACACGACGTCCTCATCGCCGGCGCCGGCCCAGTCGGTCTGTTCGCGGCGCTACGGCTCGCCCAACAGGGCGTCGACGTCCTGGTGGTGGAAGCCGAACCCACGCTCGGCACAGTCTCGAAGGCGTCCACGTTCCACCCCTCCACGCTCGACCTGCTCGACGAGGCAGGTGCTGCTGATGAGTTGCTGCACCAAGGCGTCCTCGTCGATGAGATCCAGTGGCGCGACCTTGACGCCACCATTCTGGCTAGCATCCCCTTCTCCCTACTCGCCGAACACACGGCATACCCATACCGCTTACACGCTGAGCAGACCCTGCTCACACCCATCCTGCTACGGCAACTACGTGCCATCAACACAGACTCCGTCCGCTTCTCATCCCGGTGCGAGAGCCTGGTCCAGGACTCGGACGGAGTGTCGGCAACGATAGCCACCGCAGACGGCAGCTACACCGTCAAGAGCCCGTTCCTGCTGGCCGCCGACGGTGCTCACAGCGAGGTGCGCAAACAGCTGGGAATCGACTTCCCCGGACAGGCCTATGAGTCCCGCGCGCTGCGGGTGATCACCAAGGAAGACTTGCGCGAGCACCTGCCAGGGCTCTCCGGCATCACGTACGTACGTGACGCGAGACAGTCATGCAGTCTGCTCCAGATGCGGGACCACTGGCGGTTCATCTTCCGCGTCGCCGACAAGTCCAGCGACGCCGAAGCGTTGGAACCCTCGACGGTACGGCAGTTGGTCGACACCGTCGCCCCCGGCGTGAGCATTTCGATGGCTGAGGTCTACAGCAATCGGGCACACGTCGCCAGCAGCACCGTCCTCGGCCGGGTCGCGCTCATAGGGGATTCCGCCCACGTCACGACGACGGCCGGCGGCATGAACATGAACTGCGGGCTGCACGACGCGTATGCCATGGCTCGCGCTACCGCTCAAGCCCTCGACGGCTCGCCGCTGGCGGCTTTCGAAGACGCCGGGGACGAGCGGCGACGCGTCGTGCGGGACGTTATCGTCCCGCGCACCGAGTCCCGTGCGGCAGGCTCGGACGGGGACACGGACGCCCTCACCATGGCCATCGCGGCGGCTAAGGCGCTCGCGGAGGATCCTCACCGCGCGTTCACCTTCCTGTATGAGGCATCCCTATTCGACACGGCACCGAGGCTAAGGCGTAAGCGATGA
- a CDS encoding aspartate/glutamate racemase family protein: MTRIWFQKHTVEGRLPLLDQWYADHLRRIARPGTVIDIHTLPAEAYPKSIPEGVVRFGAVETFFSHYFARQAYEAERQGYDAFVIGTSQDPGLREGRSLAGIPVLGYGETSFHMAGMTGHDFGIVGFIPELAEPLAENIKASGLQHRFRGFSYIQDGAQFVTKALQGQTGPFLEAFEEAAGRAIASGAQLIIPGEGLPNEILVQEGITSIGDVPILDPDGLLVKMAESLVDLKTLGILSRSAAGYWNRRPDPDYLDHLATVFWK; encoded by the coding sequence ATGACCAGGATCTGGTTCCAAAAACACACCGTCGAGGGACGTCTCCCGTTGCTCGACCAGTGGTATGCGGACCATCTGAGGCGGATCGCCCGGCCGGGCACGGTCATCGACATCCACACCCTGCCGGCCGAGGCGTACCCCAAATCAATCCCCGAGGGAGTCGTCCGCTTCGGAGCCGTGGAGACCTTCTTCAGCCACTACTTCGCCCGCCAGGCGTATGAGGCCGAGCGGCAGGGGTACGACGCTTTCGTGATAGGCACATCCCAGGATCCCGGCCTGCGCGAGGGGCGGTCGCTCGCCGGAATCCCCGTGCTCGGATACGGGGAAACTTCCTTTCACATGGCAGGGATGACAGGGCACGACTTCGGCATCGTAGGCTTCATCCCAGAACTCGCCGAACCGCTCGCCGAGAACATCAAGGCCAGCGGTCTGCAGCACCGATTCCGCGGTTTCAGCTACATCCAAGACGGAGCCCAGTTCGTGACAAAGGCACTGCAGGGCCAAACCGGCCCATTCCTCGAGGCGTTCGAGGAGGCCGCCGGGCGCGCCATAGCCAGCGGTGCCCAACTCATTATCCCAGGCGAGGGGCTACCCAACGAGATCCTGGTCCAGGAGGGCATCACCAGCATCGGGGACGTGCCGATCCTGGACCCGGACGGACTCCTGGTGAAGATGGCCGAGAGCCTCGTCGACCTGAAAACCTTAGGCATCCTGTCGCGATCCGCGGCGGGCTACTGGAACCGCCGCCCGGATCCGGACTACCTGGATCACCTGGCGACGGTGTTCTGGAAGTGA